One part of the Gossypium raimondii isolate GPD5lz chromosome 1, ASM2569854v1, whole genome shotgun sequence genome encodes these proteins:
- the LOC105786593 gene encoding protein SCAR2 isoform X1: MPLTRYQIRNEYSLADPEIYRASEKDDPEALLEGVAMAGLVGVLRQLGDLAEFAAEIFHDLHEDVMATAARGHGLMVRVRQLEAEFPSIEKPFLSQTNHSLFFTNAAGVDWHPNLRTEHNLITRGDLPRCVLDSYEECRGPPRLFLLDKFDVAGAGACLKRYTDPSFFKAESAFPGIEPVEGQREKKARKVKKKGSRWRNEGTPEFALASHAKLHQLFLQERIENVYNDPVCLVKLKRRQLNEFPLDPKSGKSYMEKFLETPSPEHKAVYETSGVPQPLRLTSKHSSESGLEIHEISKESPVKNSSIGKEISSSSPTVLVQKSSVEKLNEEIIDREIVEVSEPTGNFTDKIPLPLHKETVEKEIIVDGEGRKECGTDGDHSDDMISEVDNYTDALTTMDSEMDTDNEYRSKNDIAFINVGKCQTGSDANEEKLEVQAHSSDSQSFGISSESDDGNSSFKKGRSSFSNSDSMDNLAEDMVSDGEEAAKLSPSIKNHVPEIVEESPIQLPACSEMHHSSSDKVLPPKDTGECRLPDHGEVSDSSSLEDFNSAHVLLDQANYMAASFLEKKLDEVPSNIVTTNSDLSDSDDGEYFADSSEVICAGSSEKQEVSLTTLSADESLPQEELDSGGTNISSDALPHLSNILQLASEKRRGNDPSDEVVKTDFIRESCEENSVNQITDSRYPITSPTEQHPCSTLGEIERDAGITLPPEGSDVMEPVSLAYEVNDATLEAALNLEYMIPMPNTSETFGFNEQKHSDILPDDPNSMVVGASFHEKEHNFNESFDASEGEETREFPCSVDSVEGDANLSVLPSHVADNLDIKDHVSLDDLATGNALAESVVVSTAACGSADFDDAVDNTTFQTSNLIGSASGNLMYLEESPSGDGDLCQEELESNEVISQGCLTGLETREETNPVEGAPADIVSTSCESVSHNCSNLEDDSQHLSLVQPTKNRLTSIDLTATPTSLELSNQESESKNLSKLMERRADMVSSPSHCLSEKETSFEQSLDFPTNQHDMGSLDIVEDGSNISHLLSNQIQNSFTHSDQGFSSKPSLEFSQQSGWQSKQERYPSGSIHPAFGLLPEATKVSMEEMPPLPPLPPMQWRLGRIQHVSPASQRELVEQGQGSFPVMPQCRTDGKLQFGLSVLEKANERPRNPFLPIVDGEERSDHVSNQLAVDCMQLPGPFSKHPPAMGSDTNSQFSDTWLDRTHSNPYYTLPVISNKSIECDSIALEDDRVESTYSSLMPATDTTSRHITIVSSHEKITHPPDQFVPDIGLEGGAYQHPEQNSRREERNLPNISVPLPVKREEHIPSKVVEDLSMEVEQQFPTKVEEQPQHGLAVSEGESSQISNAIVKHGLASPEVDIAQTSNTTAQHELSISEGAAVWPSITLALSPVVEDENSNGNPTVKLPRPRDPLIDAVAAHDKSKLRKVTERIHPPVIPKVDERDSLLEQIRTKSFNLKPAVVTRPSIQGPKTNLRVAAILEKANAIRQALAGSDEDDDEDSWSDS; the protein is encoded by the exons ATGCCGTTGACGAGGTACCAGATAAGGAATGAGTACAGCTTGGCCGATCCGGAGATTTATAGAGCTTCCGAAAAGGATGATCCCGAGGCTTTACTTGAAGGCGTCGCTATGGCTGGCCTCGTTGGTGTTTTACGCCAGCTTGGTGACCTTGCCGA GTTTGCTGCTGAGATATTCCATGACTTACATGAAGATGTAATGGCAACTGCTGCAAGAGGCCATGGTCTAATGGTTCGAGTCCGACAACTTGAGGCTGAGTTCCCTTCCATTGAAAAGCCATTTTTATCacaaaccaatcattcattATTCTTTACCAATGCAG CAGGTGTTGACTGGCACCCTAATCTGCGCACGGAACATAATCTGATTACTCGTGGAGACTTACCTCGCTGTGTGCTGGACTCTTACGAGGAATGTCGAGGCCCTCCACGGTTATTCCTTTTGGACAA ATTTGATGTTGCGGGTGCTGGGGCATGTTTAAAGCGTTACACTGATCCGTCATTCTTTAAAGCAGAATCAGCTTTCCCTGGAATTGAACCAGTAGAAGGTCAGAGGGAAAAGAAAGCCCGTAAAGTGAAG AAAAAAGGATCAAGATGGAGGAATGAAGGGACACCAGAATTTGCACTGGCATCGCATGCCAA ATTGCATCAACTGTTTTTGCAGGAGCGTATTGAGAATGTCTACAATGATCCAGTTTGTCTTGTAAAACTAAAAAGAAGGCAATTGAATGAATTTCCACTTGACCCAAAATCTGGGAAAAGCTACATGGAGAAATTCCTGGAGACTCCTTCCCCGGAGCATAAAGCAGTTTATGAGACCTCTGGTGTTCCACAACCTCTGAGATTGACATCAAAGCATTCTAGTGAGTCAGGTCTTGAAATACATGAAATTAGTAAAGAGAGTCCTGTGAAGAATTCTTCGATTGGAAAGGAAATCTCAAGTTCTTCGCCTACTGTACTAGTCCAGAAATCATCCGTGGAAAAGTTGAATGAAGAAATCATCGACAGAGAGATTGTAGAAGTGTCTGAACCAACAGGTAATTTCACAGATAAGATCCCTCTTCCCCTTCATAAAGAAACAGTTGAAAAGGAAATAATAGTAGATGGAGAAGGCAGAAAAGAATGCGGTACAGATGGGGATCATTCTGATGATATGATCAGTGAGGTTGACAATTACACGGATGCCCTTACAACCATGGACTCTGAAATGGATACAGACAATGAATACAGATCTAAGAATGACATTGCCTTCATAAATGTTGGAAAATGCCAAACAGGTTCTGATGCAAATGAAGAAAAGCTTGAGGTGCAAGCCCATTCATCAGATTCTCAATCATTTGGGATCTCCTCTGAATCAGATGATGGTAATAGTTCGTTCAAGAAAGGAAGATCTAGTTTTTCCAACTCTGATAGCATGGACAATCTGGCTGAAGATATGGTGTCAGATGGTGAAGAAGCAGCTAAACTGTCCCCTTCTATTAAAAACCATGTTCCAGAGATTGTTGAGGAATCGCCCATCCAGCTTCCTGCATGTTCAGAGATGCACCATTCTAGTTCGGATAAGGTTTTGCCGCCGAAAGATACTGGTGAATGTAGGCTTCCTGATCATGGAGAAGTATCTGACAGTTCAAGTCTTGAAGATTTTAATTCCGCACATGTTTTGTTGGATCAAGCCAACTACATGGCAGCTTCTTTTCTGGAAAAGAAACTTGATGAAGTGCCCTCTAATATTGTTACTACTAATTCTGATTTGTCAGACAGTGATGATGGAGAATATTTTGCAGATTCTTCAGAAGTCATTTGTGCTGGTTCGTCTGAGAAACAGGAGGTTTCTTTGACTACTCTTTCTGCTGATGAAAGCCTTCCCCAAGAGGAGTTGGACAGTGGAGGCACAAATATCTCTTCTGATGCTTTGCCACATTTATCAAACATTTTACAGCTTGCTTCTGAAAAGAGGAGGGGTAATGATCCTTCAGATGAAGTTGTTAAAACAGATTTTATTAGAGAAAGTTGTGAGGAAAATTCAGTCAACCAAATAACTGATTCACGATATCCAATAACTTCACCAACAGAGCAGCACCCTTGTTCAACCTTGGGAGAAATAGAAAGAGATGCAGGTATTACACTACCACCTGAAGGTTCGGATGTTATGGAGCCTGTCAGCTTAGCTTATGAGGTCAATGATGCTACTTTAGAAGCTGCTCTGAACTTGGAATATATGATTCCTATGCCAAATACTTCAGAGACTTTTGGCTTTAATGAACAGAAACATTCAGACATATTACCTGATGATCCTAACTCCATGGTGGTAGGAGCTTCATTTCATGAAAAGGAACACAATTTTAATGAATCATTTGATGCTTCAGAGGGAGAAGAAACTAGGGAATTTCCCTGCAGTGTGGATTCGGTGGAAGGAGATGCTAACCTTTCTGTTCTTCCATCTCATGTTGCTGATAATTTGGACATCAAGGATCATGTGAGCTTAGATGATCTAGCTACTGGAAATGCTCTTGCAGAAAGTGTTGTCGTCTCTACTGCTGCTTGTGGTTCTGCTGACTTTGATGATGCTGTTGATAATACTACTTTTCAGACTTCAAATTTGATTGGTTCGGCATCTGGAAATCTAATGTATTTGGAAGAGTCTCCTTCTGGTGATGGAGATCTATGTCAGGAAGAATTGGAATCTAATGAGGTTATTTCTCAAGGATGTCTTACAGGCTTAGAGACACGAGAAGAAACAAATCCAGTGGAAGGTGCTCCAGCAGATATAGTTTCCACTTCATGCGAATCAGTCTCTCACAACTGTTCCAATTTAGAAGACGATAGTCAGCATTTATCACTGGTTCAACCAACCAAAAATCGTTTGACTTCCATTGATTTAACTGCAACACCAACTTCTTTAGAATTGAGTAATCAAGAGTCTGAATCAAAAAATTTGAGTAAGCTGATGGAAAGAAGAGCAGATATGGTGTCTTCACCAAGTCATTGCTTATCAGAAAAAGAAACTTCTTTCGAGCAGTCCTTAGACTTCCCTACAAATCAGCATGATATGGGAAGCCTGGATATAGTTGAAGATGGTTCAAATATTTCACATCTCCTGTCCAATCAGATACAAAATTCTTTTACTCATTCCGACCAAGGCTTTTCAAGTAAACCTTCATTGGAGTTTTCCCAGCAATCAGGTTGGCAAAGTAAGCAAGAAAGATATCCATCAGGATCTATTCATCCTGCCTTTGGCCTGCTTCCAGAGGCAACCAAAGTTAGCATGGAGGAAATGCCTCCATTGCCGCCTCTTCCTCCAATGCAGTGGAGGTTAGGGAGAATTCAACATGTTTCTCCAGCTTCACAAAGAGAATTGGTCGAACAGGGTCAGGGGTCATTCCCAGTGATGCCACAATGTAGAACTGATGGGAAACTGCAGTTTGGTTTATCAGTATTAGAGAAAGCAAATGAACGGCCCAGAAACCCATTTTTACCCATAGTGGATGGTGAAGAGAGGTCTGATCATGTGTCTAATCAATTAGCTGTTGATTGCATGCAGCTCCCTGGTCCTTTTTCTAAGCACCCTCCAGCTATGGGTAGCGACACTAATAGCCAATTCAGTGATACCTGGCTGGATAGAACACACTCAAACCCATATTATACTTTGCCCGTAATATCAAATAAAAGCATTGAGTGTGATTCCATTGCGTTGGAAGACGATAGGGTAGAATCCACTTACTCATCACTGATGCCAGCTACTGATACAACTTCAAGACATATTACCATTGTATCTTCACATGAGAAAATAACACATCCTCCAGACCAGTTTGTACCGGATATAGGTTTGGAAGGTGGGGCATATCAGCACCCTGAACAAAATTCCAGGAGAGAGGAGAGGAATCTTCCTAATATATCTGTGCCCCTGCCAGTTAAGAGAGAGGAGCATATACCAAGCAAGGTAGTGGAGGATCTTTCAATGGAAGTAGAACAACAGTTTCCAACCAAGGTAGAGGAGCAGCCTCAACATGGTTTGGCAGTTTCAGAGGGAGAATCTTCGCAGATATCAAATGCCATTGTTAAGCATGGTTTGGCATCTCCAGAGGTAGATATTGCACAGACATCAAATACAACTGCGCAGCATGAGTTGTCAATTTCAGAGGGAGCAGCAGTGTGGCCGTCAATTACGCTTGCTCTATCACCAGTTGTTGAAGATGAAAACTCGAATGGCAATCCAACTGTGAAGCTTCCTCGACCTCGCGATCCTCTCATTGATGCTGTTGCTGCTCATGACAAGAGCAAG TTGAGAAAGGTAACGGAACGGATTCACCCTCCAGTCATTCCAAAGGTAGACGAAAGAGATTCGTTGCTGGAACAGATACGAACAAAG
- the LOC105786593 gene encoding protein SCAR2 isoform X2: protein MPLTRYQIRNEYSLADPEIYRASEKDDPEALLEGVAMAGLVGVLRQLGDLAEFAAEIFHDLHEDVMATAARGHGLMVRVRQLEAEFPSIEKPFLSQTNHSLFFTNAGVDWHPNLRTEHNLITRGDLPRCVLDSYEECRGPPRLFLLDKFDVAGAGACLKRYTDPSFFKAESAFPGIEPVEGQREKKARKVKKKGSRWRNEGTPEFALASHAKLHQLFLQERIENVYNDPVCLVKLKRRQLNEFPLDPKSGKSYMEKFLETPSPEHKAVYETSGVPQPLRLTSKHSSESGLEIHEISKESPVKNSSIGKEISSSSPTVLVQKSSVEKLNEEIIDREIVEVSEPTGNFTDKIPLPLHKETVEKEIIVDGEGRKECGTDGDHSDDMISEVDNYTDALTTMDSEMDTDNEYRSKNDIAFINVGKCQTGSDANEEKLEVQAHSSDSQSFGISSESDDGNSSFKKGRSSFSNSDSMDNLAEDMVSDGEEAAKLSPSIKNHVPEIVEESPIQLPACSEMHHSSSDKVLPPKDTGECRLPDHGEVSDSSSLEDFNSAHVLLDQANYMAASFLEKKLDEVPSNIVTTNSDLSDSDDGEYFADSSEVICAGSSEKQEVSLTTLSADESLPQEELDSGGTNISSDALPHLSNILQLASEKRRGNDPSDEVVKTDFIRESCEENSVNQITDSRYPITSPTEQHPCSTLGEIERDAGITLPPEGSDVMEPVSLAYEVNDATLEAALNLEYMIPMPNTSETFGFNEQKHSDILPDDPNSMVVGASFHEKEHNFNESFDASEGEETREFPCSVDSVEGDANLSVLPSHVADNLDIKDHVSLDDLATGNALAESVVVSTAACGSADFDDAVDNTTFQTSNLIGSASGNLMYLEESPSGDGDLCQEELESNEVISQGCLTGLETREETNPVEGAPADIVSTSCESVSHNCSNLEDDSQHLSLVQPTKNRLTSIDLTATPTSLELSNQESESKNLSKLMERRADMVSSPSHCLSEKETSFEQSLDFPTNQHDMGSLDIVEDGSNISHLLSNQIQNSFTHSDQGFSSKPSLEFSQQSGWQSKQERYPSGSIHPAFGLLPEATKVSMEEMPPLPPLPPMQWRLGRIQHVSPASQRELVEQGQGSFPVMPQCRTDGKLQFGLSVLEKANERPRNPFLPIVDGEERSDHVSNQLAVDCMQLPGPFSKHPPAMGSDTNSQFSDTWLDRTHSNPYYTLPVISNKSIECDSIALEDDRVESTYSSLMPATDTTSRHITIVSSHEKITHPPDQFVPDIGLEGGAYQHPEQNSRREERNLPNISVPLPVKREEHIPSKVVEDLSMEVEQQFPTKVEEQPQHGLAVSEGESSQISNAIVKHGLASPEVDIAQTSNTTAQHELSISEGAAVWPSITLALSPVVEDENSNGNPTVKLPRPRDPLIDAVAAHDKSKLRKVTERIHPPVIPKVDERDSLLEQIRTKSFNLKPAVVTRPSIQGPKTNLRVAAILEKANAIRQALAGSDEDDDEDSWSDS from the exons ATGCCGTTGACGAGGTACCAGATAAGGAATGAGTACAGCTTGGCCGATCCGGAGATTTATAGAGCTTCCGAAAAGGATGATCCCGAGGCTTTACTTGAAGGCGTCGCTATGGCTGGCCTCGTTGGTGTTTTACGCCAGCTTGGTGACCTTGCCGA GTTTGCTGCTGAGATATTCCATGACTTACATGAAGATGTAATGGCAACTGCTGCAAGAGGCCATGGTCTAATGGTTCGAGTCCGACAACTTGAGGCTGAGTTCCCTTCCATTGAAAAGCCATTTTTATCacaaaccaatcattcattATTCTTTACCAATGCAG GTGTTGACTGGCACCCTAATCTGCGCACGGAACATAATCTGATTACTCGTGGAGACTTACCTCGCTGTGTGCTGGACTCTTACGAGGAATGTCGAGGCCCTCCACGGTTATTCCTTTTGGACAA ATTTGATGTTGCGGGTGCTGGGGCATGTTTAAAGCGTTACACTGATCCGTCATTCTTTAAAGCAGAATCAGCTTTCCCTGGAATTGAACCAGTAGAAGGTCAGAGGGAAAAGAAAGCCCGTAAAGTGAAG AAAAAAGGATCAAGATGGAGGAATGAAGGGACACCAGAATTTGCACTGGCATCGCATGCCAA ATTGCATCAACTGTTTTTGCAGGAGCGTATTGAGAATGTCTACAATGATCCAGTTTGTCTTGTAAAACTAAAAAGAAGGCAATTGAATGAATTTCCACTTGACCCAAAATCTGGGAAAAGCTACATGGAGAAATTCCTGGAGACTCCTTCCCCGGAGCATAAAGCAGTTTATGAGACCTCTGGTGTTCCACAACCTCTGAGATTGACATCAAAGCATTCTAGTGAGTCAGGTCTTGAAATACATGAAATTAGTAAAGAGAGTCCTGTGAAGAATTCTTCGATTGGAAAGGAAATCTCAAGTTCTTCGCCTACTGTACTAGTCCAGAAATCATCCGTGGAAAAGTTGAATGAAGAAATCATCGACAGAGAGATTGTAGAAGTGTCTGAACCAACAGGTAATTTCACAGATAAGATCCCTCTTCCCCTTCATAAAGAAACAGTTGAAAAGGAAATAATAGTAGATGGAGAAGGCAGAAAAGAATGCGGTACAGATGGGGATCATTCTGATGATATGATCAGTGAGGTTGACAATTACACGGATGCCCTTACAACCATGGACTCTGAAATGGATACAGACAATGAATACAGATCTAAGAATGACATTGCCTTCATAAATGTTGGAAAATGCCAAACAGGTTCTGATGCAAATGAAGAAAAGCTTGAGGTGCAAGCCCATTCATCAGATTCTCAATCATTTGGGATCTCCTCTGAATCAGATGATGGTAATAGTTCGTTCAAGAAAGGAAGATCTAGTTTTTCCAACTCTGATAGCATGGACAATCTGGCTGAAGATATGGTGTCAGATGGTGAAGAAGCAGCTAAACTGTCCCCTTCTATTAAAAACCATGTTCCAGAGATTGTTGAGGAATCGCCCATCCAGCTTCCTGCATGTTCAGAGATGCACCATTCTAGTTCGGATAAGGTTTTGCCGCCGAAAGATACTGGTGAATGTAGGCTTCCTGATCATGGAGAAGTATCTGACAGTTCAAGTCTTGAAGATTTTAATTCCGCACATGTTTTGTTGGATCAAGCCAACTACATGGCAGCTTCTTTTCTGGAAAAGAAACTTGATGAAGTGCCCTCTAATATTGTTACTACTAATTCTGATTTGTCAGACAGTGATGATGGAGAATATTTTGCAGATTCTTCAGAAGTCATTTGTGCTGGTTCGTCTGAGAAACAGGAGGTTTCTTTGACTACTCTTTCTGCTGATGAAAGCCTTCCCCAAGAGGAGTTGGACAGTGGAGGCACAAATATCTCTTCTGATGCTTTGCCACATTTATCAAACATTTTACAGCTTGCTTCTGAAAAGAGGAGGGGTAATGATCCTTCAGATGAAGTTGTTAAAACAGATTTTATTAGAGAAAGTTGTGAGGAAAATTCAGTCAACCAAATAACTGATTCACGATATCCAATAACTTCACCAACAGAGCAGCACCCTTGTTCAACCTTGGGAGAAATAGAAAGAGATGCAGGTATTACACTACCACCTGAAGGTTCGGATGTTATGGAGCCTGTCAGCTTAGCTTATGAGGTCAATGATGCTACTTTAGAAGCTGCTCTGAACTTGGAATATATGATTCCTATGCCAAATACTTCAGAGACTTTTGGCTTTAATGAACAGAAACATTCAGACATATTACCTGATGATCCTAACTCCATGGTGGTAGGAGCTTCATTTCATGAAAAGGAACACAATTTTAATGAATCATTTGATGCTTCAGAGGGAGAAGAAACTAGGGAATTTCCCTGCAGTGTGGATTCGGTGGAAGGAGATGCTAACCTTTCTGTTCTTCCATCTCATGTTGCTGATAATTTGGACATCAAGGATCATGTGAGCTTAGATGATCTAGCTACTGGAAATGCTCTTGCAGAAAGTGTTGTCGTCTCTACTGCTGCTTGTGGTTCTGCTGACTTTGATGATGCTGTTGATAATACTACTTTTCAGACTTCAAATTTGATTGGTTCGGCATCTGGAAATCTAATGTATTTGGAAGAGTCTCCTTCTGGTGATGGAGATCTATGTCAGGAAGAATTGGAATCTAATGAGGTTATTTCTCAAGGATGTCTTACAGGCTTAGAGACACGAGAAGAAACAAATCCAGTGGAAGGTGCTCCAGCAGATATAGTTTCCACTTCATGCGAATCAGTCTCTCACAACTGTTCCAATTTAGAAGACGATAGTCAGCATTTATCACTGGTTCAACCAACCAAAAATCGTTTGACTTCCATTGATTTAACTGCAACACCAACTTCTTTAGAATTGAGTAATCAAGAGTCTGAATCAAAAAATTTGAGTAAGCTGATGGAAAGAAGAGCAGATATGGTGTCTTCACCAAGTCATTGCTTATCAGAAAAAGAAACTTCTTTCGAGCAGTCCTTAGACTTCCCTACAAATCAGCATGATATGGGAAGCCTGGATATAGTTGAAGATGGTTCAAATATTTCACATCTCCTGTCCAATCAGATACAAAATTCTTTTACTCATTCCGACCAAGGCTTTTCAAGTAAACCTTCATTGGAGTTTTCCCAGCAATCAGGTTGGCAAAGTAAGCAAGAAAGATATCCATCAGGATCTATTCATCCTGCCTTTGGCCTGCTTCCAGAGGCAACCAAAGTTAGCATGGAGGAAATGCCTCCATTGCCGCCTCTTCCTCCAATGCAGTGGAGGTTAGGGAGAATTCAACATGTTTCTCCAGCTTCACAAAGAGAATTGGTCGAACAGGGTCAGGGGTCATTCCCAGTGATGCCACAATGTAGAACTGATGGGAAACTGCAGTTTGGTTTATCAGTATTAGAGAAAGCAAATGAACGGCCCAGAAACCCATTTTTACCCATAGTGGATGGTGAAGAGAGGTCTGATCATGTGTCTAATCAATTAGCTGTTGATTGCATGCAGCTCCCTGGTCCTTTTTCTAAGCACCCTCCAGCTATGGGTAGCGACACTAATAGCCAATTCAGTGATACCTGGCTGGATAGAACACACTCAAACCCATATTATACTTTGCCCGTAATATCAAATAAAAGCATTGAGTGTGATTCCATTGCGTTGGAAGACGATAGGGTAGAATCCACTTACTCATCACTGATGCCAGCTACTGATACAACTTCAAGACATATTACCATTGTATCTTCACATGAGAAAATAACACATCCTCCAGACCAGTTTGTACCGGATATAGGTTTGGAAGGTGGGGCATATCAGCACCCTGAACAAAATTCCAGGAGAGAGGAGAGGAATCTTCCTAATATATCTGTGCCCCTGCCAGTTAAGAGAGAGGAGCATATACCAAGCAAGGTAGTGGAGGATCTTTCAATGGAAGTAGAACAACAGTTTCCAACCAAGGTAGAGGAGCAGCCTCAACATGGTTTGGCAGTTTCAGAGGGAGAATCTTCGCAGATATCAAATGCCATTGTTAAGCATGGTTTGGCATCTCCAGAGGTAGATATTGCACAGACATCAAATACAACTGCGCAGCATGAGTTGTCAATTTCAGAGGGAGCAGCAGTGTGGCCGTCAATTACGCTTGCTCTATCACCAGTTGTTGAAGATGAAAACTCGAATGGCAATCCAACTGTGAAGCTTCCTCGACCTCGCGATCCTCTCATTGATGCTGTTGCTGCTCATGACAAGAGCAAG TTGAGAAAGGTAACGGAACGGATTCACCCTCCAGTCATTCCAAAGGTAGACGAAAGAGATTCGTTGCTGGAACAGATACGAACAAAG